From one Novosphingobium sp. genomic stretch:
- a CDS encoding integrase arm-type DNA-binding domain-containing protein — translation MLTDAACRKSKPDPNGKERKLPDSLGLLLAISPKGYKVWRFKYRFAGKEKKLVIGPYPEVSLIDARAERDKARALLRDGIDPVVEKKQRKAVSLAETANTFEDLARAWHATTSKTLTPRYAKQVLSRLKDNVFADLGSLPVRKITAPMVLQVIRKIESRGAIEMAHRVRGHMSDVFVWGISSGLADSDPAGIVRKALAPTDGRKRPALLHLPDARELLLKTGAMEDLYWGTRLASRLLALTAARPGIVRLAERKEFEDLGGAEPVWRVPAEKMKLTREHKRDSTFEFLIPLSPEAVETVETAMQLSESSKWLFPGVGKKGVPISDSTVSKHYRDAGYRGLHVPHGWRSTFSTIMNRIAATAGRPGDREVIDLMLAHVPEGVEPIYNRYLYMPQRREIACAWATMLMEGLPPAARLMSSLLTPPPGASRAWRTGLAGWGRQKIERRKVRT, via the coding sequence ATGCTGACCGATGCGGCCTGCAGAAAATCCAAACCCGACCCGAATGGCAAGGAACGCAAGCTCCCCGATTCCCTCGGGCTGCTGCTGGCGATATCGCCCAAGGGCTACAAAGTCTGGCGCTTCAAGTACCGGTTCGCCGGGAAGGAGAAGAAGCTAGTCATCGGTCCGTATCCCGAGGTCAGCTTGATCGATGCGCGTGCAGAACGCGACAAAGCCCGAGCGTTGCTGCGCGACGGGATCGATCCGGTCGTAGAGAAGAAGCAGCGCAAGGCGGTCTCGCTTGCGGAAACCGCGAACACCTTCGAGGATCTCGCGCGCGCCTGGCACGCCACAACATCGAAGACTTTGACCCCGCGCTATGCAAAGCAGGTGCTGTCCAGGCTGAAGGACAATGTCTTTGCGGATCTGGGCTCGTTGCCGGTTCGGAAGATCACGGCGCCCATGGTGCTGCAGGTCATCCGCAAGATCGAGAGCCGTGGTGCCATCGAAATGGCGCACCGAGTGCGTGGCCATATGTCCGACGTGTTCGTCTGGGGCATATCCTCGGGGCTTGCGGACAGCGATCCGGCTGGCATCGTGCGCAAAGCGCTGGCGCCAACCGACGGCAGGAAGCGGCCAGCGCTGCTGCACCTGCCGGACGCGCGCGAGCTGCTGCTCAAGACTGGCGCCATGGAGGATCTTTACTGGGGCACGCGCCTCGCCTCGAGGCTCCTAGCACTGACGGCAGCCCGGCCGGGCATTGTCCGGCTGGCCGAGAGGAAAGAGTTCGAGGATCTCGGTGGGGCCGAACCGGTCTGGCGCGTGCCAGCCGAGAAAATGAAGCTTACCCGCGAGCACAAGCGGGATTCCACCTTCGAATTTCTGATTCCGTTGTCACCGGAGGCGGTCGAGACCGTCGAGACGGCCATGCAGTTGAGCGAGAGCTCGAAATGGCTGTTCCCCGGAGTGGGCAAGAAGGGCGTGCCGATCAGCGACAGCACCGTATCGAAGCACTACCGGGACGCTGGATACAGGGGCCTGCATGTCCCGCACGGCTGGCGCTCGACCTTCTCGACGATCATGAACAGGATCGCCGCGACCGCTGGGCGCCCCGGCGATCGAGAAGTCATCGACCTGATGCTGGCTCATGTCCCAGAAGGCGTCGAGCCCATCTACAATCGTTATCTCTATATGCCGCAGCGGCGAGAGATCGCGTGCGCCTGGGCGACGATGCTGATGGAAGGTCTGCCGCCAGCCGCGCGGCTCATGTCTTCCCTGCTCACACCTCCGCCGGGGGCCAGCCGGGCCTGGCGCACCGGCTTGGCCGGATGGGGACGACAAAAGATCGAACGCCGGAAAGTGCGCACCTAG
- a CDS encoding integrase arm-type DNA-binding domain-containing protein, translated as MLTPAAVKAAQPQARAYKLFDQRGLFLFIAASGLRSWRWKYRRAGKEKLITLGQFPAMSLPEARAARDTARERLQAGVAPGAPRAHLEQIETFVQLARAWHAHQAPRWSTVHAADVLASLERDAFPALGELPIGEIDAPAILEVLNDVEGRGCLTTAKRLRQRLSSIFRFGIVKRHCTDDPAAILSRMLMPARPARQHAALLSADECKQLLADCDRVGARPIVRLASRFLALTAVRLDAVRGMRWGELEDLDGPAPVWRVPAARMKLALVKKDDERFDHLVPLSAPAVQLLRQAARENGYDTHSPAPADRLVFSTGAAPIGEGAIRQLYIDAGYGGRHVPHGWRASFSTILNKAVPAERASIDRALAHSPKDKVEAAYNRDEMLERRRALFDRWAALLEA; from the coding sequence ATGCTGACACCTGCCGCCGTTAAGGCCGCGCAGCCGCAGGCGCGCGCCTATAAGCTTTTCGACCAGCGCGGGCTGTTCCTGTTTATCGCGGCGAGTGGCCTGCGCTCCTGGCGCTGGAAGTACCGCCGCGCGGGCAAGGAAAAGCTGATCACGCTTGGGCAATTCCCGGCTATGTCGCTGCCCGAGGCGCGTGCGGCACGCGATACCGCGCGGGAACGCCTGCAGGCAGGCGTTGCACCTGGCGCCCCGCGCGCCCACCTCGAGCAGATCGAGACCTTTGTCCAGCTGGCGCGTGCCTGGCACGCGCACCAGGCGCCGCGCTGGTCGACCGTGCATGCAGCCGATGTGCTGGCCAGCCTCGAGCGCGATGCCTTCCCGGCGCTGGGCGAGCTGCCGATCGGTGAGATCGATGCGCCGGCTATCCTCGAGGTGCTTAATGATGTTGAGGGCAGGGGCTGCCTGACGACCGCGAAGCGGCTCCGGCAGCGGCTCTCCTCGATCTTCCGCTTCGGCATCGTGAAACGGCATTGCACCGACGACCCGGCGGCGATCCTATCGCGCATGCTGATGCCAGCGCGGCCGGCGCGCCAGCACGCCGCTTTGCTGTCGGCCGACGAGTGCAAGCAGCTGCTGGCTGACTGCGATCGCGTCGGCGCGCGGCCGATCGTGCGGCTGGCCTCCCGCTTCCTCGCGCTGACGGCGGTGCGCCTCGATGCGGTGAGGGGCATGCGCTGGGGCGAGCTCGAGGATCTCGATGGCCCGGCGCCCGTTTGGCGGGTGCCGGCGGCGCGGATGAAACTCGCCCTGGTTAAGAAGGACGACGAGCGGTTCGATCATCTCGTGCCGCTCAGCGCGCCGGCGGTGCAGCTGTTGCGCCAGGCCGCGCGCGAGAACGGGTATGATACCCATTCGCCGGCGCCCGCCGATCGGCTGGTGTTCTCGACCGGCGCGGCGCCGATCGGGGAGGGGGCCATCCGCCAGCTCTATATCGATGCGGGTTATGGCGGCCGGCATGTGCCGCACGGCTGGCGCGCAAGCTTCAGCACCATCCTCAACAAAGCTGTGCCGGCTGAGCGGGCCTCGATCGACCGCGCCCTGGCGCACTCGCCGAAGGATAAGGTGGAGGCCGCCTATAACCGCGACGAGATGCTGGAGCGCCGGCGCGCGTTGTTTGATCGCTGGGCCGCTTTGCTCGAGGCCTGA